One window of the Corynebacterium glutamicum ATCC 13032 genome contains the following:
- a CDS encoding AAA family ATPase, producing the protein MSARNPFRPTFGVSPTVLAGRDSLLQSFKLGLAEGPGSPFRALLISGSRGMGKTVLLNEFEDAAASQGWITLRAYPDNSMVDGLVNSAIPEALQNLDGPQSKRMLSGVAIPGIATVTAIADPTKKDPTPTLISRLRELATRLQKHGSGILITLDELQSANVDLLHVLATAVQDLLRDDFDIALVAAGLPEGIDRLLQHEGTTFIRRAERILLNPVNHEDSVEMFLDTAAEGQRHMTSEAAELAAQISKGYPYSMQLTGSLAWARSTLDNSDTIQAEQVDAVRDEVVRRMGMQVHEPSLHQVPDGELTILYAIAQLSKNGEMVSTGDIAHLMGVKPNALSMQRKQLLSRGLVEVPKYGFLNFTLPYMREHLLNSPHHRPIT; encoded by the coding sequence ATGTCAGCTCGCAATCCGTTCCGCCCCACTTTCGGAGTTTCCCCCACCGTACTTGCAGGCCGAGACTCACTTCTACAGTCTTTCAAACTTGGTCTCGCGGAAGGCCCCGGAAGCCCCTTTAGAGCATTGCTGATTTCGGGATCTCGTGGCATGGGTAAAACTGTGTTGCTCAATGAATTTGAAGATGCAGCTGCGTCTCAAGGGTGGATCACGCTGCGCGCCTATCCGGATAATTCCATGGTGGATGGCTTAGTTAATTCCGCCATCCCGGAGGCGCTACAGAATCTTGACGGACCGCAGTCCAAAAGAATGCTCAGTGGTGTGGCCATTCCTGGTATCGCTACGGTGACGGCCATTGCTGATCCAACCAAGAAGGATCCCACTCCCACGCTGATTTCCAGGCTCCGCGAGTTGGCTACTCGTTTGCAAAAGCACGGCTCCGGAATTTTGATCACCCTTGATGAACTCCAAAGCGCCAATGTGGATCTTTTGCATGTGTTGGCCACTGCGGTCCAGGATCTCCTACGGGATGATTTCGATATCGCATTGGTAGCAGCGGGTCTGCCAGAGGGAATCGATCGTCTTCTCCAGCATGAGGGCACAACCTTTATCCGCCGAGCCGAAAGAATCCTGCTCAATCCTGTCAACCATGAAGATTCGGTGGAGATGTTCCTGGATACCGCTGCGGAAGGCCAACGCCACATGACTTCCGAGGCCGCCGAACTCGCGGCGCAGATCAGCAAGGGCTACCCCTACTCCATGCAGCTGACTGGTTCTCTGGCATGGGCGCGAAGTACTCTTGACAACTCCGATACCATCCAGGCCGAACAAGTAGATGCTGTCCGCGACGAGGTTGTGCGCCGCATGGGCATGCAAGTCCACGAGCCAAGCCTGCACCAGGTCCCTGATGGTGAGCTGACCATTTTGTACGCGATTGCCCAACTGTCAAAAAACGGCGAGATGGTGTCTACTGGAGATATCGCACACCTCATGGGCGTCAAGCCCAACGCCTTGTCGATGCAGAGAAAGCAACTTCTCAGCAGAGGTCTCGTAGAGGTTCCCAAGTACGGTTTCCTCAATTTCACTTTGCCGTACATGCGCGAGCACCTCCTCAACAGCCCGCACCACCGACCAATCACATAA
- the mnmA gene encoding tRNA 2-thiouridine(34) synthase MnmA yields MRVLAAMSGGVDSAVAASRAVAAGHEVVGVHLALSQDPQTVRESSRGCCSLEDSADARRVCDKLGIPFYVWDFSDRFKEDVIDNFIDSYAIGETPNPCLRCNEKIKFAALLERGIALGFDAVVTGHYARLTQPADGGDGYLRRGVDPNKDQSYVLGVLGAHEIEHCMFPVGDTIKPEIREEASAAGFSVAKKPDSYDICFIPDGNTQAFLGKHIGMRPGMIVDQEGTQLREHAGVHEFTIGQRKGLDIKAPAADGRPRYVTDIDAKTGTVTVGTRENLKISTIHADRLKFLHPAMDGQIDCEVQVRAHGGVVSCSATIDRDADFMVLNLNEPLQGVARGQAAVLYLPDADGDIVLGSGTICHTES; encoded by the coding sequence ATGCGGGTTCTTGCAGCAATGAGTGGAGGCGTTGATTCCGCCGTCGCGGCGTCACGCGCGGTCGCAGCTGGTCATGAAGTGGTTGGCGTGCATTTGGCGTTGTCGCAAGATCCGCAAACGGTGCGTGAGTCTTCGCGCGGTTGCTGCTCTCTGGAAGATTCCGCTGATGCTCGTCGCGTGTGTGACAAGTTGGGTATCCCGTTTTATGTCTGGGATTTCTCGGATCGTTTCAAGGAAGATGTGATCGACAACTTCATTGATTCTTACGCGATCGGTGAGACTCCAAACCCTTGCCTGCGTTGTAATGAGAAAATCAAGTTTGCCGCCTTGCTTGAGCGTGGCATCGCGCTTGGTTTCGATGCAGTGGTTACCGGCCACTACGCGCGCTTGACCCAGCCTGCTGATGGTGGCGATGGCTACTTGCGTCGCGGAGTTGATCCCAACAAGGATCAGTCTTACGTGCTTGGTGTGCTTGGCGCTCATGAGATCGAGCACTGCATGTTCCCAGTCGGCGATACCATCAAGCCTGAAATCCGTGAAGAAGCCAGTGCTGCAGGTTTCTCTGTGGCAAAGAAGCCAGACTCCTACGACATTTGCTTCATTCCGGATGGCAACACCCAGGCGTTCTTGGGCAAGCACATCGGTATGCGTCCGGGCATGATCGTGGATCAGGAAGGCACGCAGCTCCGTGAGCACGCTGGTGTCCATGAATTCACCATTGGTCAGCGCAAGGGCCTTGACATTAAGGCTCCAGCAGCCGATGGTCGTCCACGTTACGTCACCGATATTGATGCCAAGACCGGCACCGTCACCGTTGGTACTCGCGAAAACCTAAAGATCAGCACCATCCACGCCGATCGTTTGAAGTTCCTCCATCCAGCGATGGACGGACAGATCGATTGCGAAGTCCAGGTCCGCGCACACGGTGGAGTAGTTTCCTGCTCTGCGACGATTGATCGTGACGCTGATTTCATGGTGCTCAACCTCAATGAACCTCTTCAGGGTGTTGCTCGCGGCCAGGCAGCAGTGCTGTACCTGCCTGACGCGGATGGTGACATCGTTCTTGGATCAGGCACCATCTGCCACACGGAGTCTTAA
- a CDS encoding DHA2 family efflux MFS transporter permease subunit, whose product MSDKKQDLTSSAAGSAAPQTKAYPAMPLPEKQAWPALIALCIGFFMILLDQTIVAVSTPALQADMGASYNEVIWVTSVYLLTFAVPLLVTGRLGDKYGPKNVYVAGMVIFTVSSLACGLAPDMFTLIIARGVQGLGAALLTPQTMATINRIFAFERRGAALGVWGSTAGLASLAGPILGGVITENWGWQWVFYINVPIGVISVIAVMKYVPEFPPLTRPLDPLSIVLSIVAVFFLVFAFQEGEGAGWAAWVWIMIVAAFALFAWFIYQQSRAEKSGNDPLVPLEIFKFRNFSLGNICIMAMGFTVAGTPLPIMLYFQQAHGMNAMEAGFMMVPQALMAAVLSPFVGKLVDRSNPGLMAALGFSTVAVSIVLLSMVMIFDTGLVWALVSMTLLGIGNAFVWAPNSTSTMRDLPHKFMGAGSGVFNTTRQLGSVIGAAAIGAVMQIRLAAGDEGAAFGQALLLAAAVLVIGIVASTMAGKNAHPAPVKP is encoded by the coding sequence GTGTCTGACAAAAAGCAGGATCTAACATCCTCCGCAGCAGGTAGTGCTGCACCCCAAACCAAGGCCTACCCCGCCATGCCCTTGCCTGAAAAGCAAGCTTGGCCAGCTCTAATTGCCTTGTGCATTGGGTTTTTCATGATCCTGTTGGATCAAACCATCGTGGCCGTCTCTACCCCAGCGTTACAGGCAGACATGGGCGCGTCCTACAACGAGGTCATCTGGGTAACCTCGGTGTATCTCCTCACTTTCGCGGTGCCACTGCTTGTTACTGGCCGTTTGGGCGACAAGTACGGTCCGAAAAATGTCTATGTCGCAGGCATGGTTATCTTCACAGTGAGCTCTTTGGCCTGTGGTTTGGCCCCAGACATGTTCACGTTGATTATCGCTCGTGGCGTTCAAGGTTTGGGCGCAGCCCTTTTGACTCCACAAACCATGGCAACAATCAACCGCATCTTTGCTTTTGAGCGCCGCGGTGCAGCTCTTGGAGTGTGGGGTTCTACAGCTGGCCTTGCATCCCTAGCAGGACCGATCCTGGGTGGTGTCATCACCGAAAACTGGGGTTGGCAATGGGTCTTCTACATCAACGTGCCCATCGGCGTGATCTCGGTGATCGCAGTAATGAAGTACGTTCCTGAATTCCCACCGCTGACCCGACCGCTTGATCCGCTTTCTATCGTGTTGTCCATCGTGGCCGTGTTCTTCCTGGTGTTTGCTTTCCAGGAAGGCGAAGGCGCTGGCTGGGCGGCATGGGTGTGGATCATGATCGTAGCCGCCTTTGCGCTCTTTGCGTGGTTTATCTACCAACAAAGCAGGGCCGAGAAATCCGGAAACGATCCTCTCGTCCCACTGGAGATTTTCAAGTTTAGAAACTTCAGCCTCGGCAATATCTGCATCATGGCCATGGGATTCACCGTGGCTGGTACTCCTCTGCCCATCATGTTGTACTTCCAGCAAGCACACGGAATGAACGCCATGGAAGCGGGTTTCATGATGGTGCCTCAAGCTCTCATGGCAGCAGTACTGTCACCATTTGTTGGAAAGCTGGTTGATCGATCCAACCCTGGACTCATGGCAGCCCTCGGTTTTAGCACAGTGGCTGTGTCCATTGTACTGCTGTCAATGGTAATGATTTTCGATACGGGTCTAGTCTGGGCACTTGTTTCGATGACTTTGCTCGGCATCGGAAACGCCTTTGTGTGGGCACCGAACTCGACCTCCACTATGCGCGACCTGCCACACAAGTTCATGGGAGCGGGCTCTGGCGTGTTCAATACAACCCGCCAATTAGGTTCAGTCATCGGCGCCGCTGCCATCGGCGCGGTAATGCAGATTCGACTGGCAGCAGGCGATGAGGGCGCAGCTTTTGGTCAAGCACTTCTACTTGCCGCTGCGGTGCTGGTTATCGGCATTGTGGCATCAACGATGGCAGGAAAAAATGCACACCCAGCGCCGGTAAAGCCTTAA
- a CDS encoding 3'-5' exonuclease produces MNSPSNPSPTVPSFDTTKMLSFDLETTGVNPFDTRIVTSAMVTITSKGAEPIELLADPGIEIPEAATAVHGITTEHARANGRPHDEVLAETISRLRAGWQAGLSVIVFNASYDLTVLRNHDPSFTIDGLVYDPFVIDKVKDRYRKGKRTLTDMCAHYDVQLGNAHEATSDALAAARIAWKQVRLWPELTKMTGEELMEFQAVNYYEQQKSFRSYLIGQGRDASDVNTSWPVQTDPAS; encoded by the coding sequence ATGAACTCACCAAGCAATCCATCTCCCACCGTCCCAAGCTTCGACACCACCAAGATGCTCTCCTTCGACCTGGAAACAACGGGCGTCAATCCCTTTGACACCCGCATCGTCACCTCCGCAATGGTTACGATCACCAGCAAAGGCGCTGAGCCTATTGAGCTATTGGCTGACCCCGGCATCGAAATCCCCGAGGCCGCCACTGCAGTCCACGGCATCACCACCGAACATGCCCGCGCCAACGGCCGTCCGCACGATGAGGTGTTAGCCGAAACCATCTCCAGGCTGCGCGCCGGCTGGCAGGCAGGACTGTCGGTCATTGTCTTCAACGCATCCTATGACCTGACCGTATTAAGAAACCATGATCCAAGCTTCACCATCGACGGCCTAGTTTATGACCCCTTCGTTATCGACAAAGTCAAAGACCGTTACCGCAAAGGCAAGCGCACACTCACTGATATGTGTGCTCACTACGACGTTCAATTAGGCAACGCCCACGAAGCCACCTCAGATGCGCTCGCAGCCGCACGCATCGCCTGGAAGCAGGTCCGCCTGTGGCCAGAACTCACCAAGATGACAGGCGAAGAACTCATGGAGTTCCAAGCAGTCAACTATTACGAGCAACAAAAGAGCTTCCGTAGCTATCTCATCGGGCAAGGCCGCGATGCCAGCGATGTGAACACTTCATGGCCAGTGCAAACTGACCCCGCATCCTAA
- the ligA gene encoding NAD-dependent DNA ligase LigA — MTEDNAQLRRTWNDLAEKVRYHRDRYYNEQPEIPDADFDALFKQLQQLEEDHPELAVPDSPTMVVGAPVAEQSSFDNVEHLERMLSLDNVFDEQELRDWLGRTPAKQYLTELKIDGLSIDLVYRNGQLERAATRGDGRVGEDITANARVIEDIPHQLQGTDEYPVPAVLEIRGEVFITVEDFPEVNAQRIADGGKPFANPRNAAAGSLRQKNIEDVKKRRLRMISHGIGFTEGFSPASQHDAYLALAAWGLPTSPYTEAVTDPEDVVKKVSYWADHRHDALHEMDGLVIKVDDIASQRALGSTSRAPRWAIAYKYPPEEVTTKLLDIQVGVGRTGRVTPFAVMEPVLVAGSTVSMATLHNQSEVKRKGVLIGDTVVIRKAGEVIPEVLGPVVELRDGTEREYIFPTLCPECGTRLAPAKADDVDWRCPNMQSCPGQLSTRLTYLAGRGAFDIEALGEKGAEDLIRTGILLDESGLFDLTEDDLLSSNVYTTNAGKVNASGKKLLDNLQKSKQTDLWRVLVALSIRHVGPTAARALAGRYHSIQALIDAPLEELSETDGVGTIIAQSFKDWFEVDWHKAIVDKWAAAGVTMEEEVGEVAEQTLEGLTIVVTGGLEGFTRDSVKEAIISRGGKASGSVSKKTDYVVIGENAGSKATKAEELGLRILDEAGFVRLLNTGSADE, encoded by the coding sequence GTGACTGAAGATAATGCTCAACTGCGTAGAACGTGGAACGACTTAGCCGAGAAGGTTCGTTATCACCGAGATCGTTATTACAACGAACAGCCAGAGATCCCTGATGCTGATTTTGATGCGCTTTTTAAGCAGCTTCAGCAGTTGGAAGAAGACCACCCGGAGCTCGCCGTCCCTGATAGCCCCACCATGGTTGTGGGCGCTCCGGTGGCAGAGCAATCAAGCTTTGACAATGTTGAGCACTTGGAGCGAATGCTCAGCTTGGACAATGTTTTTGATGAGCAGGAGTTGCGTGATTGGTTGGGCAGGACGCCAGCCAAGCAGTATTTGACGGAGTTGAAAATTGATGGCTTGTCCATCGACTTGGTGTATCGCAATGGCCAGTTAGAGCGTGCCGCTACTCGTGGTGATGGTCGCGTGGGCGAGGACATCACGGCCAATGCTCGCGTGATCGAAGATATCCCGCACCAGCTTCAGGGCACTGATGAATATCCTGTGCCTGCTGTGCTGGAAATTCGCGGTGAGGTGTTCATCACTGTGGAGGATTTCCCAGAGGTCAACGCGCAGCGCATTGCTGATGGTGGCAAGCCGTTTGCCAACCCGCGTAATGCTGCGGCTGGTTCTCTGCGTCAGAAAAATATTGAGGACGTGAAGAAGCGCCGCCTGCGGATGATCAGCCATGGCATCGGTTTCACTGAAGGCTTTAGCCCTGCGTCTCAGCATGATGCGTATCTGGCATTGGCTGCCTGGGGTTTGCCCACCTCGCCGTACACAGAGGCTGTGACTGATCCAGAAGATGTGGTGAAAAAGGTCAGCTACTGGGCTGATCACCGCCACGACGCACTCCATGAGATGGATGGCCTGGTGATTAAGGTCGATGACATCGCATCTCAGCGTGCTTTGGGTTCCACCAGCCGCGCGCCTCGCTGGGCCATTGCGTACAAGTACCCTCCGGAGGAGGTCACCACCAAGCTGCTTGATATTCAGGTTGGCGTTGGTCGCACCGGCCGTGTCACCCCATTCGCGGTCATGGAGCCGGTTCTTGTTGCAGGATCAACGGTGTCTATGGCGACGCTGCATAACCAGAGCGAAGTCAAGCGTAAAGGCGTGCTCATCGGTGACACCGTGGTTATCCGCAAGGCGGGCGAGGTTATCCCAGAGGTGCTTGGCCCTGTCGTAGAGCTTCGTGACGGCACAGAGCGCGAGTACATCTTCCCAACGCTGTGCCCTGAATGCGGTACCCGTCTGGCGCCCGCGAAGGCCGATGACGTGGATTGGCGTTGCCCCAACATGCAAAGCTGTCCAGGTCAGCTGTCCACGCGTTTGACCTACCTTGCTGGTCGTGGCGCTTTTGATATTGAAGCATTGGGCGAAAAGGGCGCTGAAGACCTCATTCGCACCGGCATTTTGCTTGACGAGTCTGGCCTGTTCGACCTCACAGAGGACGATCTGCTGAGCTCCAATGTCTACACCACCAACGCCGGCAAAGTAAATGCCAGCGGCAAGAAACTGCTGGACAACCTGCAAAAATCCAAGCAGACCGACCTCTGGCGAGTCCTCGTGGCATTATCTATCAGGCACGTAGGCCCCACCGCAGCGCGCGCCCTTGCAGGTCGCTACCACTCCATCCAGGCGCTTATCGACGCCCCCCTCGAGGAACTCTCCGAAACCGATGGAGTAGGTACCATCATTGCCCAATCCTTCAAGGACTGGTTCGAGGTTGATTGGCACAAGGCCATCGTGGACAAGTGGGCAGCCGCTGGTGTGACTATGGAGGAAGAAGTAGGGGAGGTCGCTGAACAAACCCTTGAAGGCCTAACCATCGTGGTCACCGGAGGGTTGGAAGGCTTCACCAGAGATTCGGTGAAGGAAGCCATCATCTCCCGTGGCGGAAAAGCCTCTGGATCTGTCTCGAAGAAAACTGACTACGTGGTGATTGGTGAAAACGCAGGTTCCAAGGCCACCAAGGCAGAAGAACTAGGGCTGCGCATTCTGGATGAGGCAGGATTCGTCCGTTTGCTCAATACCGGCTCAGCTGACGAATAG
- the gatC gene encoding Asp-tRNA(Asn)/Glu-tRNA(Gln) amidotransferase subunit GatC, with protein sequence MPEISRDQVAHLAKLSRLALTEEELEQFAGQIDDIVGYVSAVQNVDAAGVEPMSHPHSIATTMREDVVHKTLDAAAALDQAPAVEDGRFMVPQILGEGD encoded by the coding sequence GTGCCTGAGATTTCGCGCGACCAGGTCGCTCACCTTGCCAAACTTTCCAGACTGGCGCTCACTGAGGAAGAACTCGAGCAGTTTGCTGGACAGATCGATGACATTGTCGGATATGTTTCCGCAGTTCAAAACGTCGACGCCGCAGGTGTTGAGCCTATGAGCCACCCGCACAGCATCGCCACCACCATGCGTGAAGATGTCGTGCACAAGACCCTCGATGCTGCGGCTGCGTTGGACCAAGCGCCCGCTGTCGAGGATGGACGTTTTATGGTTCCGCAGATTCTGGGTGAGGGCGACTAA
- the gatA gene encoding Asp-tRNA(Asn)/Glu-tRNA(Gln) amidotransferase subunit GatA: protein MTNKYLVEGSENELTTKTAAELAGLIHSREVTSREVTQAHLDRIAAVDGDIHAFLHVGQEEALNAADDVDKRLDAGEAPASALAGVPLALKDVFTTTDAPTTAASKMLEGYMSPYDATVTRKIREAGIPILGKTNMDEFAMGSSTENSAYGPTHNPWDLERTAGGSGGGSSAALAAGQAPLAIGTDTGGSIRQPAALTNTVGVKPTYGTVSRYGLIACASSLDQGGPTARTVLDTALLHEVIAGHDAFDATSVNRPVAPVVQAAREGANGDLKGVKVGVVKQFDRDGYQPGVLEAFHASVEQMRSQGAEIVEVDCPHFDDALGAYYLILPCEVSSNLARFDGMRYGLRAGDDGTRSADEVMAYTRAQGFGPEVKRRIILGTYALSVGYYDAYYLQAQRVRTLIAQDFAKAYEQVDILVSPTTPTTAFKLGEKVTDPLEMYNFDLCTLPLNLAGLAGMSLPSGLASDTGLPVGLQLMAPAFQDDRLYRVGAAFEAGRK from the coding sequence ATGACCAACAAGTACCTGGTTGAAGGCTCTGAAAACGAGCTGACCACAAAGACCGCAGCAGAGCTGGCAGGTCTTATTCATTCCCGCGAGGTAACTTCCCGCGAGGTTACTCAAGCGCACCTAGATCGCATTGCTGCGGTTGACGGCGATATTCATGCATTTCTCCACGTTGGCCAGGAGGAGGCCCTGAACGCGGCGGATGACGTCGATAAGCGTCTAGACGCTGGAGAGGCACCTGCCTCGGCTTTGGCTGGCGTGCCGCTTGCGCTGAAGGATGTCTTTACCACCACTGATGCGCCGACCACGGCGGCATCGAAGATGCTTGAGGGCTACATGAGCCCTTATGACGCGACTGTGACCCGCAAGATCCGTGAGGCTGGCATCCCAATTTTGGGTAAGACCAACATGGATGAGTTTGCGATGGGTTCCTCCACTGAGAACTCCGCATACGGCCCAACCCACAATCCGTGGGATCTGGAGCGCACCGCAGGTGGTTCTGGTGGTGGCTCTTCAGCTGCTCTTGCTGCAGGTCAGGCGCCACTTGCGATTGGTACTGACACTGGTGGATCCATCCGTCAGCCAGCTGCGCTGACCAACACTGTCGGTGTGAAGCCAACCTACGGAACCGTATCCCGTTACGGTCTGATTGCGTGTGCGTCCTCCCTGGATCAGGGTGGCCCAACCGCTCGTACTGTTCTGGATACCGCGCTTTTGCACGAGGTTATCGCAGGCCACGACGCTTTTGATGCGACCTCCGTGAATCGTCCGGTTGCTCCTGTTGTGCAGGCTGCCCGTGAAGGCGCGAACGGTGACCTGAAAGGCGTGAAGGTCGGTGTGGTCAAGCAGTTCGACCGCGACGGCTACCAGCCTGGCGTGCTTGAGGCATTCCACGCTTCTGTTGAGCAGATGCGCTCCCAGGGTGCGGAAATCGTCGAGGTTGATTGCCCTCACTTTGATGACGCTCTTGGCGCGTACTACCTGATTCTTCCTTGTGAAGTTTCCTCCAACCTCGCGCGTTTTGACGGCATGCGTTACGGTTTGCGCGCTGGTGATGACGGAACTCGTTCCGCCGATGAGGTCATGGCGTACACCCGTGCGCAGGGATTCGGCCCTGAGGTTAAGCGCCGTATCATCCTCGGCACTTACGCGTTGTCTGTTGGTTACTACGACGCGTACTACCTGCAGGCTCAGCGCGTTCGTACCCTCATTGCACAGGACTTCGCCAAGGCTTACGAGCAGGTCGACATCTTGGTGTCCCCAACCACTCCAACCACCGCGTTCAAGCTGGGGGAGAAGGTCACCGATCCGCTGGAGATGTACAACTTCGACTTGTGCACCCTGCCACTGAACCTGGCTGGTCTCGCGGGCATGTCCCTGCCTTCCGGCTTGGCATCAGATACTGGTCTGCCTGTTGGTTTGCAGCTGATGGCTCCTGCTTTCCAGGACGATCGTCTCTACCGCGTCGGCGCTGCTTTTGAAGCTGGACGCAAGTAG
- a CDS encoding siderophore-interacting protein: MNTPAPRKRREMKIKTATVTGVRQISPDLIRFSFDCPEIVGADLGFTDHYIKILFVPAGADYSWPFDMAEIAETQPRELQPVRRTYTFRTVDTVAGTFDIDFVAHGTDGLAGPWAQQAQVGDVIAFGGPGGAWKPETTYEHYVLAGDEAAAPAIFAALEHLPAGTTAKAFIEISSNEARFNAPASDNIEVVWVPRDGATHGTLLIDALRQDGYPTKKTSWFIHGVAEMVKETRKFLFVEGNVDKADASISGYWRLGMTEDQWQASKREFNEQNEAEELALSKA, from the coding sequence ATGAACACTCCAGCGCCCCGCAAACGACGCGAAATGAAAATCAAGACAGCAACCGTCACTGGTGTGCGTCAAATTTCCCCCGATCTCATCCGCTTCAGCTTCGACTGCCCAGAAATCGTTGGCGCCGACCTGGGGTTCACGGACCATTACATCAAGATCCTCTTCGTGCCAGCAGGTGCGGATTACTCCTGGCCTTTCGACATGGCAGAAATTGCGGAAACCCAGCCCCGTGAGCTGCAACCAGTGCGCCGCACCTACACTTTCCGCACGGTTGACACTGTCGCAGGCACATTTGACATAGATTTCGTTGCGCACGGCACCGATGGCCTTGCCGGTCCTTGGGCGCAGCAGGCACAGGTAGGTGATGTCATCGCGTTCGGCGGCCCAGGTGGCGCATGGAAGCCAGAAACCACCTATGAGCACTACGTTCTCGCAGGCGATGAAGCCGCAGCACCCGCAATTTTCGCAGCCTTAGAACACCTACCCGCCGGCACCACCGCCAAAGCCTTCATTGAAATCTCCTCCAACGAAGCGCGTTTCAACGCCCCAGCCAGCGACAACATCGAGGTTGTCTGGGTGCCCCGCGACGGCGCCACCCACGGTACATTGCTTATCGACGCCCTCCGCCAGGACGGCTACCCAACCAAGAAAACTTCCTGGTTCATCCACGGAGTCGCCGAAATGGTGAAGGAAACCCGCAAATTCCTCTTCGTGGAAGGCAACGTAGACAAAGCTGATGCATCCATTTCCGGATACTGGCGCCTTGGCATGACCGAAGACCAGTGGCAGGCCTCCAAGCGGGAGTTCAATGAGCAAAATGAGGCAGAAGAACTCGCGCTCAGCAAGGCATAA
- a CDS encoding 6-phosphofructokinase, with the protein MRIATLTSGGDCPGLNAVIRGIVRTASNEFGSTVVGYQDGWEGLLGDRRVQLYDDEDIDRILLRGGTILGTGRLHPDKFKAGIDQIKANLEDAGIDALIPIGGEGTLKGAKWLSDNGIPVVGVPKTIDNDVNGTDFTFGFDTAVAVATDAVDRLHTTAESHNRVMIVEVMGRHVGWIALHAGMAGGAHYTVIPEVPFDIAEICKAMERRFQMGEKYGIIVVAEGALPREGTMELREGHIDQFGHKTFTGIGQQIADEIHVRLGHDVRTTVLGHIQRGGTPTAFDRVLATRYGVRAARACHEGSFDKVVALKGESIEMITFEEAVGTLKEVPFERWVTAQAMFG; encoded by the coding sequence ATGCGAATTGCTACTCTCACGTCAGGCGGCGACTGCCCCGGACTAAACGCCGTCATCCGAGGAATCGTCCGCACAGCCAGCAATGAATTTGGCTCCACCGTCGTTGGTTATCAAGACGGTTGGGAAGGACTGTTAGGCGATCGTCGCGTACAGCTGTATGACGATGAAGATATTGACCGAATCCTCCTTCGAGGCGGCACCATTTTGGGCACTGGTCGCCTCCATCCGGACAAGTTTAAGGCCGGAATTGATCAGATTAAGGCCAACTTAGAAGACGCCGGCATCGATGCCCTTATCCCAATCGGTGGCGAAGGAACCCTGAAGGGTGCCAAGTGGCTGTCTGATAACGGTATCCCTGTTGTCGGTGTCCCAAAGACCATTGACAATGACGTGAATGGCACTGACTTCACCTTCGGTTTCGATACTGCTGTGGCAGTGGCTACCGACGCTGTTGACCGCCTGCACACCACCGCTGAATCTCACAACCGTGTGATGATCGTGGAGGTCATGGGCCGCCACGTGGGTTGGATTGCTCTGCACGCAGGTATGGCCGGCGGTGCTCACTACACCGTTATTCCAGAAGTACCTTTCGATATTGCAGAGATCTGCAAGGCGATGGAACGTCGCTTCCAGATGGGCGAGAAGTACGGCATTATCGTCGTTGCGGAAGGTGCGTTGCCACGCGAAGGCACCATGGAGCTTCGTGAAGGCCACATTGACCAGTTCGGTCACAAGACCTTCACGGGAATTGGACAGCAGATCGCTGATGAGATCCACGTGCGCCTCGGCCACGATGTTCGTACGACCGTTCTTGGCCACATTCAACGTGGTGGAACCCCAACTGCTTTCGACCGTGTTCTGGCCACTCGTTATGGTGTTCGTGCAGCTCGTGCGTGCCATGAGGGAAGCTTTGACAAGGTTGTTGCTTTGAAGGGTGAGAGCATTGAGATGATCACCTTTGAAGAAGCAGTCGGAACCTTGAAGGAAGTTCCATTCGAACGCTGGGTTACTGCCCAGGCAATGTTTGGATAG